Proteins encoded in a region of the Perca fluviatilis chromosome 6, GENO_Pfluv_1.0, whole genome shotgun sequence genome:
- the pip5k1bb gene encoding phosphatidylinositol 4-phosphate 5-kinase type-1 beta: protein MSTTTENGMGGPWSTSREKTYKKTTSSALKGAIQLGIGYTVGNLTSKPDRDVLMQDFYVVESVFLPSEGSNLTPAHHYPDFRFKTYAPLAFRYFRDLFGIKPDDYLYSLVNEPLIELTNPGASGSLFYLTSDDEFIIKTVQHKEAKFLQRLLPGYYMNLNQNPRTLLPKFYGLYCIQSGGINIRLVVMNNVLPRSVKMHYKYDLKGSTYKRRASRKEREKACPTYKDLDFQDMHEEGLYFDTETYNNLMKTLQRDCRVLESFKIMDYSLLLGVHVLDQSQREGGEPGQAGGDGRRPVGQRVLYSTAMESIQGDGKAAEALTTDDTMGGIPAKTHKEEKLFIFLGIIDILQSYRFIKKLEHSWKALVYDGDSVSVHRPGFYASRFLKFMSTRVFRKTQPLRFSPSKRTRTSIPALKSCSQEILSSQADERNEEDRRDRLGGACSLASLDTQAVFGSYLRPDLVPANPSFYEGSSMGTISTSSIFVSVNNQTDERDDVASSSTFTLEDSAICLTSEQSTMDVDIDRDDGSVLDVYL, encoded by the exons ATGTCAACCACAACAGAAAATGGGATGGGAGGGCCTTGGAGCACAAGCAGAGAGAAAACATACAAAAAG ACGACATCATCGGCCTTGAAGGGGGCCATTCAGCTCGGTATTGGCTATACAGTGGGCAACCTCACCTCCAAGCCTGACAGAGATGTGCTTATGCAAGACTTCTATGTGGTGGAGAGTGTCTTTCTTCCCAG TGAGGGAAGCAACTTGACCCCAGCACATCACTATCCTGACTTTCGCTTCAAGACTTACGCCCCGCTGGCCTTTCGCTACTTCAGGGATCTGTTCGGCATCAAACCAGACGATTACCTG TACTCCCTCGTAAATGAGCCTCTAATTGAGCTGACCAACCCAGGGGCCAGCGGCTCTCTATTCTACCTAACCAGCGATGACGAGTTCATCATTAAAACCGTCCAGCACAAAGAGGCCAAGTTTCTCCAGAGATTACTACCTGGATACTATATG AACCTGAACCAGAATCCACGCACGCTGCTGCCCAAGTTCTACGGACTGTACTGCATCCAGTCTGGAGGCATCAACATCCGACTGGTGGTGATGAACAATGTGCTGCCGCGCTCCGTCAAAATGCACTACAAATACGACCTGAAGGGATCCACTTACAAGAGACGAGCGtccaggaaagagagagagaaggcctGTCCGACTTACAAAGACCTGGACTTCCAGGACATGCATGAAGAAGGGCTTTACTTTGACACAGAGACGTACAACAACCTAATGAAGACCCTGCAGAGAGACTGTCGG GTGCTGGAGAGTTTTAAGATCATGGACTACAGCCTGCTGCTGGGTGTGCACGTCCTGGACCAGAGCcagagagaggggggtgagCCAGGCCAAGCAGGGGGCGACGGGAGGAGACCTGTGGGTCAGCGAGTGCTTTACTCCACTGCCATGGAGTCCATCCAGGGAGACGGCAAGGCTGCAGAAGCCCTCACCACTGACGACAC GATGGGTGGCATCCCtgccaaaacacacaaagaagaaaAGCTGTTCATCTTCCTGGGCATCATAGATATTCTACAGTCATATAG GTTCATAAAAAAATTGGAACACTCATGGAAAGCCCTGGTGTACGATGGT GACTCCGTCTCGGTGCACCGGCCTGGGTTTTATGCCAGCCGCTTCCTCAAGTTCATGAGCACGCGTGTCTTCAGGAAGACTCAAC CACTTCGATTCTCCCCTTCAAAGAGGACTCGTACGTCCATCCCGGCTCTGAAGTCGTGCTCACAGGAGATCCTTTCATCGCAGGCAGATGAGAGGAACGAGGAGGACAGGAGGGACAGGCTGGGAGGAGCATGCAGCCTGGCCAGTCTGGACACACAAG CTGTGTTCGGCTCGTACCTGCGTCCCGATCTGGTCCCTGCCAACCCGTCCTTCTACGAGGGCTCCTCAATGGGAaccatctccacctcctccatcttCGTCAGCGTAAACAACCAAACAGATGAGAG agATGACGTTGCATCCAGCTCCACGTTTACCCTGGAGGACAGCGCTATCTGCCTCACTTCCGAACAGAGCACCATGGATGTGGATATAGACCGCGATGACGGATCTGTTCTCGATGTCTACTTG TGA